One window from the genome of Pyxicephalus adspersus chromosome 6, UCB_Pads_2.0, whole genome shotgun sequence encodes:
- the PEDS1 gene encoding plasmanylethanolamine desaturase 1, producing MARTAHGGADSEPRLCPMAESDLTEPCREGSPRWGPQHAGARELAELYSPGKRLQEWISVVLCFLLMSFNFCNIVRYFSIEHTTSIVLSIVAGIITADFASGLVHWGADTWGSVELPIVGKAFIRPFREHHIDPTAITRHDFIETNGDNCMLTIIPLYLLAYKFIYHSPDLIYKSYATDCFIFALAMFVTLTNQIHKWSHTYFGLPSWVVFLQDWHVILPRKHHRIHHVSPHETYFCITTGWLNYPLEKLGFWRRLEDIIQGVTGEKPRADDLKWAQKVK from the exons ATGGCGAGGACGGCGCACGGAGGAGCCGACAGTGAGCCCCGGCTCTGCCCGATGGCCGAGAGTGACCTGACCGAGCCCTGCAGGGAGGGCAGCCCGAGGTGGGGCCCCCAGCATGCCGGGGCCCGGGAGCTGGCCGAACTCTACTCCCCAG gGAAGCGATTACAAGAATGGATCTCCGTTGTGCTTTGCTTCCTTCTGATGTCATTTAATTTCTGCAACATAGTCCGCTATTTCAGCATCGAACACACGACCAGCATTGTACTCAGCATTG tTGCAGGGATTATCACAGCAGACTTCGCCTCAGGGTTGGTACACTGGGGTGCAGATACGTGGGGCTCCGTAGAGCTGCCCATTGTGGGGAAG GCCTTCATCAGACCCTTCCGGGAACACCATATCGATCCCACTGCCATTACCCGGCATGATTTCATAGAAACCAACGGGGATAACTGCATGCTGACCATCATCCCCTTGTATTTGTTGGCTTATAAATTCATCTACCACTCTCCAG ATCTCATCTATAAGTCCTACGCCACAGACTGCTTCATCTTTGCTCTGGCCATGTTTGTCACACTGACCAACCAGATTCACAAGTGGTCTCACACCTACTTCGGTCTTCCTTCCTGGGTGGTCTTCCTCCAAGACTGGCACGTCATCTTACCCCGCAAACACCACCGCATCCATCACGTGTCTCCACATGAAACCTATTTCTGTATAACGACAG GTTGGCTAAACTACCCACTAGAAAAGCTTGGATTCTGGCGACGGCTTGAAGATATCATCCAAGGCGTCACGGGGGAAAAGCCACGGGCAGATGACTTAAAGTGGGCTCAGAAGGTCAAATAA